The DNA window AGCGCACTTACAGAGAAACGACAAAAAAGTAATTAATAACCCTAACTAACTTTATGAAAATAACGCAATACCGTAACGACGGTAAAACACAAACACAACGTATCCTTGAATTTGAAACTGCTGTAGATGCTATGAGAACTGAAGTAAGCAGCAGACCTGTATCTAATCTAAGAAATGTACTTCAGTACGCTATGGCTGGCCAAAATTTTCCGGAGGTGAAGAAACTTCCCCGACTAGTCTTTGGAGGAGTCTTCCGTAAGGATGGCAGTCAGCAGATTTTGTCTTCCTACAATGGTTGCGTAACCATAGAAGTGAATAATCTGGCTAACGCGAATGAGGCGGCGCAAATTCGTGAAAGAGCATCCCAATTGCCTCAAACCTTACTCGCTTTTATTGGCTCCAGCGATAAGAGTGTAAAGATAGTAGTTCCTTTTACATTGCCAGACAGTACATTGCCTCAGAACCGCAAACTGGCCGAGATGTTTCATGCACAGGCTTATCGCGAGGCGGTAAAATGGTATCAGCCTCAGCTGAAACGCGAAATAGAACTAAAAGAACCGGTACTGGAACATGGATGCCGCATGAGCTTTGATCCTTCGTTGTATCATAATCCGGATGCCGTGCCTATCCGTATAGAGCAGCCGGTAAGTATGCCTGCCGAACCAACGTTCGACGAAGAACGGCAGCAGATGAGTGATCCGTTGCAACGCTTGTTGCCAGGATACGAACGGAGTCACATTATCTCTACACTGTTTAGTACCTCCATGTGGGATGCATTGAACACCGTTGGCAAGGTAGAATGGGAGAGTGGTGAGGTGCTTCCGTTTCTTATTAAACTGGCGGAAAACTGCTTCCGTTCGGGTATCCCGGAAGAAGATGCAATAAAGTGGACATTGATGTACTATAACCTGAATAAGTATGAGCTGGAGGTGCGGACAAACTTCCGCAACATTTATACCATCTCAAATAAGTTTGGCGGTAAGCCTTGTATCTCTTCCTCAATGACCTTGGTGGCACAGATGGAAGAGTTTATGAAACGCAGATATCAACTCAGAAGAAATACGGTGAAAGGCATGGTGGAATACAGGGAACTGAAATCTTTCTACTTTGATTTCCGTCCTGTCAATAAACAGGCGCTCAACACGATTTGTCTCGATGCATTGGCAGAAGGACTTCCGTCTTGGGATGTTGACATCAAGCGTTATGTGGAATCAAACCGTGTGCCCTCTTATGATCCTATTGAAGATTATC is part of the uncultured Bacteroides sp. genome and encodes:
- a CDS encoding BT4734/BF3469 family protein, producing the protein MKITQYRNDGKTQTQRILEFETAVDAMRTEVSSRPVSNLRNVLQYAMAGQNFPEVKKLPRLVFGGVFRKDGSQQILSSYNGCVTIEVNNLANANEAAQIRERASQLPQTLLAFIGSSDKSVKIVVPFTLPDSTLPQNRKLAEMFHAQAYREAVKWYQPQLKREIELKEPVLEHGCRMSFDPSLYHNPDAVPIRIEQPVSMPAEPTFDEERQQMSDPLQRLLPGYERSHIISTLFSTSMWDALNTVGKVEWESGEVLPFLIKLAENCFRSGIPEEDAIKWTLMYYNLNKYELEVRTNFRNIYTISNKFGGKPCISSSMTLVAQMEEFMKRRYQLRRNTVKGMVEYRELKSFYFDFRPVNKQALNTICLDALAEGLPSWDVDIKRYVESNRVPSYDPIEDYLLNVGKWDGKDRIRELADRVPCDNPQWRDLFYIWFLSMVAHWQQLDRNHANSTLPLLVGDQGSGKSTYCMNILPPELREYYTDGIDFSKRGDVQLALTRFALINMDEYDSISPSYQGFVKHILQKAVVQARLPHASITQQMRRYATFIATSNSFDLLNDPTGSRRYICIAILGVIDYKSPIDYKQLYAQAVEALRNDERYWFTHEEEAYITKSNRRFQQVMPEEEVADIYFRSPVGDEPAEELTCGEILKRMQQRDPGFKYTRSAAMSLGRTLKNKFESRLAHRGLVYRVVEIK